A stretch of DNA from Paenibacillus sp. FSL W8-0186:
CGGAGATACCAGTTTGACGCCCGTTGCTTGCTTGAACTCTTGGACACGTGCATTCTTAGCAGCTTCGATGCTGCCCAGACCCAGCTTATCCAAGGTAGCCATAGCTTCGTTGTAAAGAGATTCGAATTCTGCGGCGTTCTTGGCTAAAATCATCTTGGGAACGATCTGCGCCCAGTAGACGGTGATCTTGGCTTCGGCGTTCGCCTCTTTGGAGCCTGGCTCATAAGCGTCGAACAGGTTGCCGGAGTCTAAGACGTCGTTGCTGTACATGTATTTGGCCGATCCATAGAATAAGCCGTCCATGTATTGGGTCTGCTCTGTCTCTTCGGCTTCCCTGACATGCTTAAGCCATACCTCGTTCGTTAACCACCAGATTGACTCGAAGCCCCACTTCTTCGTAGCGGCGTTCCAATCCGCGTTAAACTCTTGATCAATCTCTGGATTGCGCTTGTATTTGCCATCGGTGGTGATCGTAAATGTCTCGCCTTCTTTGCCAAAGAAGCTGGCTGCATGGCCTTGCTCGCTGTACAGGTACTCCAAAAATTGAATTGCCCGGTCTGCGTGCTTGGACTTCTTGTTCACGAAGGTCAGCGTCCAGCCTTTGTTCAGAGATCTGCCATACTGGGGCAGTGTACCCTTGTTGGATTTGATCGCATCGATCGTAATGTATTTCGCATTTGGATCCGAGAGATACAGCTGGCTGACGGGTGTCGTATAATCGGCGTAGCTGCCGATCTTCATGAAGACGGCGCCCTGCGTCATTTTCTCTTCAATTTGATTACGTGCGCTGGTGAAGTTCTCCAGAGACAGTAGTCCTTCGGAATATAATCGATTGGCGAACTCCAGCACATGCTTGAATTCCTCCGTTCTGCGGAAGTCAACGTATGAGCCGTCCTCCGCTTCAGGTACCGCACCAAAGGAGCCGGCGAGCACACCCAGGGAGTCATTGATATATTTGTCCTTGTCATCGAAATACAGCGGCAGTACGGTCATGCCATTGTATTGAATATTCGCCTCTTTCACTTTCTTCAGGGCTGCAATGAAGGAGTCCTCCTGCTGCAGGTCCTCTACCGTAATCCCTAATTGATCCATGATGTCTTGTCTGACGATAATCTGGCCGTTCGAGCGTTCGTTATAGAATTTCTTGACGTCAGGATATTGCTCCAGCATTTCCGGCGACACATAGTAGTTCGGAATCGCGTAGAGATTCCCGTCTGCCTGCGTATACCAATCAACCATCGTCTCCGGCAGAATTGTAGACAGGTAAGGATCGTATTTCTCCATTAACTCATTCAGCGGAGCTACCATTCCGCTATTCATCAGCGTCTGGATGAGCGAAGTGCTGTTCCAGCGGTCGAGTGTAATGATATCCGGCAAATTGCTGGTCGCCATCATAACGTTGAACTCCGCGTTCACATCGTTGCCCGCATGAATGAACTCCACGCTGACCCCGGTTTCTTCGGTGATGAGCTTATCCACGTAGTTATTTTTGGCGTCCCACTTCTTGGAATATCCCGCCACTCCGGTGTACCAGGACAGGGACACGGGCGAGGTGTTCGATTTCCAGCCAGGCTCGCTGTTGGATTGGGAGGCTGCTGCCTCTGGAGAAGAATTAGACTCGGCCGGTGTGCTGTTGCCTGCGCCCTTTTGGCTGGAGCAGCCGGTGATCATGACCGTTAGAGCCAACGCAATCGCCAATAATCGCAATGATGCTTTGTTCATGGTATTTCCCCCTATGTGTAGAATAATAAATCTAATATCATCAATCCTCAAATACCGCCTAGCCTTTGACAGAACCAATGAGCATTCCTTTAATAAAAAATTTCTGTACGAAAGGATAGACCAGCACAATCGGCAGTGATGCAGCAACCATGGCGGCTAACTGCAGGGTGGTGGTGGTGACTGAACCCTGTGCCGCTCCGAGGGAGCCTGACATATTCGCAAGCAATAGGGCCGCCTCCGTGCTCTGAATCAATTTCAGGATGTACAGCTGCACGGTCTGCAGGCTGTCGCCCTGGGTGAAGATCATGGCATCGTAGTAGGCATTCCAGTGTCCGACCGCCGTAAATAATGAAATGGCAGCAATAACAGGCTTGGACAGCGAGAGAATAATGCGGAAGAATATGGTGTACTCGCCTGCGCCGTCAATTTTGGCCGATTCGATCAATGCTTCGGGAAGCTCGGCAAAATAAGACCGGAACAGAATCACATTCCAGAAGCTGAACAGCGTCGGAATAATAAAGACCAGGAAGTTATTGTAGAGCCCCAGCGCATTAATCAGAATGAAGTAAGGGATCAGTCCGCCGCTCAGATACATGCTCATCAGCCCTAGTGTTGAATAGAGCCTTTTAAATTTCAGGTTCCTCCGCGAGAAGGCATAGGCGAACAAGGCCGTAAAAAGTACATGGGTGACGGTGCCGATCACCGTTCTGGATAAGGTTACAACGAAGGACTTCACTAATGCGGTATCGCTGAACAGCGCGCTATAGTTATCCCATGTGAACTGCCTTGTCCATAGATACACGCCGCCCTTGGCATAGTCGAGGCCATCATTGAATGAGCCGATGACGGAATACCAGAAGGGATACAGGGTGAGTACGATTAAGCAAGCCATGATGAATACGTTGAACATATTAAACAGCCGATTCGGCCATGAATGATCTCTAACCATAGGTTCCTCCCTAAAAAATCCCTTTCCCGGTTATTTTCTTAGCTATGAAATTAGCCAGGTACAGCAGGAATAACGCAATAACGGTCTTCATTAATCCGACGGCCGTTGCATACTCCATGCGGAATTCCCGTAATCCGACCTTGTACACGTAAGTATCGATGACCTCACTGGCGTCAATGTTTAGCGGGTTCTGCAGGACGAAGAATTGGTCAAAGCCGCTGTTCAGAATATTGCTGATCGAGAAGACAAGCAGGATGACGATCGTGCCTGTAATCGCCGGCAGTGTAATATGCCAGATGCGGCGAAACCGCGAGGCCCCGTCCATATAAGCCGCTTCGTACATTTCCTGATCGATGCTGGCAATCGCCGCAAGATATAGAATGGCGCCCCAGCCCAGTTCCTTGACTAAATTCGTAAGCACCGCCAGCAGCCAGAAGTAATCCTTCTCGGCGAGAAAATGAATCGGCTCGGAGATGATGCCGAAATTCACCAGCAGGTAGTTCAATACACCGTTGCTTGGCGATAGAATATTGATGATTAACCCCCCGAAGATGCTCCAGGAAATAAAGTGCGGCAGATAAGTGATCGTCTGCGTCAGCTTCTTGAAGCGGGGGAAGGTGAGTTCGTTCAGAAACAATGCAAACAGGATCGTGACCGGGAAGGTGATGCAGAGACCTAGTAAATTGATCCCGAGGGTATTGCGCAGCATGTTCCAAAAGTTAATATCTGAAATAAATTCCTTGAAGTTCGCCAATCCGACCCATTCCGATGAGAAAATCCCCTGGATTCCCGTAATGATGTTGTAGTCCTTAAAGGCGATAATGACGCCGTAAAGCGGTATGAACGTGAAGATCAGAATAAACAGGATGCCCGGGATGATCATCGATTGGAGTGAAAGCTGGTCACGATTGTGGGAGGATCCTTTCTTTCGTGCCAAAGCCAGATTTGATTTCGCTGTAGAAGCCTCCGAGTCTGTCATCTCTCTCTAAACCCCTCTCTTTTTGCTGTATAACTAAATTGTAAGCGCATTATTTAAGGGGAAACAGGACTCGGGTTTGCGAAAAGGTATCATTTTTCGTCATCCGAAAAATATCTACCGACGTGCAAAAGCCTTCGCATTCGCATAACGAACGTGAAGGCTGGAATTCCTCTATGAAGAACGTCAAGCACCATGAAGCTTCATATAGTACCGCTTATTTCATGAGCTTCTGGTATTCCTTCGGGCTCATGCCGCAATAACTTTTGAATACGCGGGTGAAATTTTTTGGATTGCTGTACCCCAATGCGGAAGCGACATCGCAAATTTTGACATTGATGCCGTTCAGAGCTTTCTTGGCGTAGTCCATCCGCTGCATCGTGACATAATCTTGAAAGTTCATCCCGGTACTCTCCTTAAACAACTTGCTGAAATACGCGTAGCTGACATTGCAGTAGTTGGCGATCACAGCCATATTAATCTCGCCGAGCAATTGCTCTTCGACGTACTTCTTGGCGATTTCCACCATATCATAGCTGCGGATCAAGCCCTGGCGCGCCTCGATCGTCTGCAGTATTCGGGATATGAGGTATAAGCGCAATTGCTCGCTCTGTTCAAAGGCAGAGAAATCCTGCTTCTGACGGGGAATCCAGCGGATGGTCTGCAGGATCGCATCATAATTGCTCCGGATGCTGTCCAGGGTGCTTCTTCTTAATGATTCATCATTGAAATACTTTTGAATATAGGGGAGCACCTGATCCTTCCGGCCCATATCGATGATTTCGGTCAAAATCCTCAGATCCGCAGGCGAGATATGGCGGTCCTCCCTTGTCAGAATCTCGTCGTAAAGCAGGATGGACCGCGGGCCTGCGGTCAGCTTGTAGCTCAATACTTGTAATGCGCTCCGGTAGGCTAGAGCCAGCCCTGTCGCTGCCGAGACGGTCATGCCTACGGCAATAACAACAGGGAGCTCTGGAGTGCTCCCCAGGAGTTGCTCCAGAGCCTGCTTGACCGCGGAGCTTCCGCCCCGCAGTCTATCGTAATTGATCCATACGACAAGATCATTCTGTCTATTGTAGAACGAATACAGCTTCATAGGTAAACGATTCGTGTCCGGCCTAGTTAAGAGGGCATCCCAGTCGGCGCCCAACGATTCGGCGTTTGAGGCGGAATGCATGGGGGAGAGAATCGCTGCCGCCGTATCCGGATAAGGCAGGCTGAGGCCCAATTCGGCGAATACGC
This window harbors:
- a CDS encoding response regulator, whose product is MYKLLIVDDEEIVREGLRDIVAYLQVQHIGQILTAKDGADALSIINIENPQIILTDLNMPVLDGIEMIKQLQGKHEHKIIVVSGYDDFHLVKESFKLGVRDYLLKPAHSEELLEVLDKIVRELRQEEQQYQKGESEKMLTQMERVSRSMNWVLQSAEQDEHALERVFAELGLSLPYPDTAAAILSPMHSASNAESLGADWDALLTRPDTNRLPMKLYSFYNRQNDLVVWINYDRLRGGSSAVKQALEQLLGSTPELPVVIAVGMTVSAATGLALAYRSALQVLSYKLTAGPRSILLYDEILTREDRHISPADLRILTEIIDMGRKDQVLPYIQKYFNDESLRRSTLDSIRSNYDAILQTIRWIPRQKQDFSAFEQSEQLRLYLISRILQTIEARQGLIRSYDMVEIAKKYVEEQLLGEINMAVIANYCNVSYAYFSKLFKESTGMNFQDYVTMQRMDYAKKALNGINVKICDVASALGYSNPKNFTRVFKSYCGMSPKEYQKLMK
- a CDS encoding carbohydrate ABC transporter permease is translated as MVRDHSWPNRLFNMFNVFIMACLIVLTLYPFWYSVIGSFNDGLDYAKGGVYLWTRQFTWDNYSALFSDTALVKSFVVTLSRTVIGTVTHVLFTALFAYAFSRRNLKFKRLYSTLGLMSMYLSGGLIPYFILINALGLYNNFLVFIIPTLFSFWNVILFRSYFAELPEALIESAKIDGAGEYTIFFRIILSLSKPVIAAISLFTAVGHWNAYYDAMIFTQGDSLQTVQLYILKLIQSTEAALLLANMSGSLGAAQGSVTTTTLQLAAMVAASLPIVLVYPFVQKFFIKGMLIGSVKG
- a CDS encoding extracellular solute-binding protein; translation: MNKASLRLLAIALALTVMITGCSSQKGAGNSTPAESNSSPEAAASQSNSEPGWKSNTSPVSLSWYTGVAGYSKKWDAKNNYVDKLITEETGVSVEFIHAGNDVNAEFNVMMATSNLPDIITLDRWNSTSLIQTLMNSGMVAPLNELMEKYDPYLSTILPETMVDWYTQADGNLYAIPNYYVSPEMLEQYPDVKKFYNERSNGQIIVRQDIMDQLGITVEDLQQEDSFIAALKKVKEANIQYNGMTVLPLYFDDKDKYINDSLGVLAGSFGAVPEAEDGSYVDFRRTEEFKHVLEFANRLYSEGLLSLENFTSARNQIEEKMTQGAVFMKIGSYADYTTPVSQLYLSDPNAKYITIDAIKSNKGTLPQYGRSLNKGWTLTFVNKKSKHADRAIQFLEYLYSEQGHAASFFGKEGETFTITTDGKYKRNPEIDQEFNADWNAATKKWGFESIWWLTNEVWLKHVREAEETEQTQYMDGLFYGSAKYMYSNDVLDSGNLFDAYEPGSKEANAEAKITVYWAQIVPKMILAKNAAEFESLYNEAMATLDKLGLGSIEAAKNARVQEFKQATGVKLVSPKYTGEYK
- a CDS encoding ABC transporter permease subunit; translation: MTDSEASTAKSNLALARKKGSSHNRDQLSLQSMIIPGILFILIFTFIPLYGVIIAFKDYNIITGIQGIFSSEWVGLANFKEFISDINFWNMLRNTLGINLLGLCITFPVTILFALFLNELTFPRFKKLTQTITYLPHFISWSIFGGLIINILSPSNGVLNYLLVNFGIISEPIHFLAEKDYFWLLAVLTNLVKELGWGAILYLAAIASIDQEMYEAAYMDGASRFRRIWHITLPAITGTIVILLVFSISNILNSGFDQFFVLQNPLNIDASEVIDTYVYKVGLREFRMEYATAVGLMKTVIALFLLYLANFIAKKITGKGIF